The DNA segment GCTCATCGAGTGTGGAAGGAATGATTTTAAAATTCAAACCAAGATTGGAAAGTAACTCTTTTCTGCGAGGTGAACCAGAGGCGAGTATGAGTGGGCCGTCATTTTCAAAAGGACCATATGGTGTTGTTATCATAATTTCTGTTCTTCACTCATAATGGAAGGCGCGTCAATCGAGTGTCCTGACGGCTTTTTGGCATGTCTTGAATCTTTTCTTTGTTTTCATGATCTAGTTGTTTTTTTAGCTTTATATATTGGGATTTTATGTCCTTGGCAGAATTCTTGCTGTATTCTCATCGTGAAAATACAGGAGTGCCCATGAACGAGAGAGAAAAGAACACGATAACAAGCTTTACTTCATTTGACCAAATGGAAGGGCATGCCTCGACTCCTGGCATGAATGATTGGGCTGTACCCTGGTCTGACCTCATGATGGTCATGTTTGTTTTATTTGTGGTGTTGTTTGTATACTCAGAGACACATCAGAATGTGAAAGTACTCTTTAGTCAACAGAGTGCTGATGAAGCTCAGGCAACCAGCACTCTGGATCCCCTGATCGGCCTTATTGGGCAGATATCCAGTCGAGCCGGGGGACAAGATAAGCAGGAGAGTGTCAATGTGACTGGCAGTGAGGTCCTTTATAGGTCCAGAATTGATGGTGTCACTGTTGTACGAGAAGGACGGGACCGGATCAAAGTGACCCTACGCGGTGAACTTTTCTTTGCTGCCGGAGAATCCACTCTCAAACCAGATGCAGACCAATATCTCCAGGAAGTGGCCCGAGTTGTTAAACTGAGTGTAGGGACAGTCCATGTCGTGGGATACGCGGCCGCCAATGAAGCCTCGGGAACAAGGAGCTTTATCTTATCCAGTCAACGCGCAACAGATGTCGCTGATTATCTCATGGGAAAATTTGCTATCGCTCCCAAACGAATCATTGTGAGTGGCAGGGGCACCTATAACCCCGAAGTGCCGGAAACATCCGAGGCCAATCATACTATGAATAGACGGGTTGAAATTATAATTACCAATGAAGTTTGAGTCGATTGGAGGAAATGATGAATAAGAAAAATCTGGCAGGCGTCATTGTCAGCCTTTTGATTTTCGTTGGAAGTTTTCTTTTGACCGGAACCGCTGCAGCGTATTGGAATGTTGCAGCTTTGCTGGTTGTTCTTTCAGGACTCGTTGCGGCAATGCTTCTCAGTTATCCAGTATCCCATGTCAAGAACGCATTTATGGTTGCGCGTAACACCTACTTGAATGGGAGTGTTACATCGGAAGAAATTGTCAATACTTTGCTTGATCTGTCCGTAAAAAGTAAAGTTGATGGTGTACTTTCGCTTGAGAGGAATGAAAATAGCGATATCAGCACCTTTCTTAAAAGTGGGCTGATGTTGCTCGTGGATAACTACAAGGAAGATGAAATTCGCGAAACATTGAATGTGGAAATGGCTTTTTTTAATCTTCGTCGCCAACAGAGTGAACGATTTTTTCTGACCATGGCACGAACAGCTCCTGCATTCGGTGTAGCGGGAAGTGTTATCGGGTTGATAGGTCTGCTTATGGGGATTAACGATACCGCAGTTATTCTTAAGAATATCCCGGTCGCATTTATTTCGACTCTCTACGGTTTGGTTCTGAGCCATTTGATATTTTCTCCCATCGCCGAAAATATCAATTATTCCACAAGAGCGGAACTCCTGAATCAAAAATTGGTTCTTGAAGGGGTCGTGGCTATTAGCAAAGAACAAAATTCTTATAAACTGGAACGCAAGCTGGTGTCCTTCCTGAGTCCGAGCCAACGCGCCGGAAAAACGGAAACTCTTCGTAAAATAAGGAGAAAGTACGTTCAAAAGCTCCAGGAACCTTTAGAGACCGTTGGCGAGGATGCTTCCCCTGATCTTCTGAAAGATGCAACAGAAGCTGCATAATTGAAAAGGGTACAACCAAGTTGAAAAAGGAGTCGTAAGGCTCCTTTTTTTTTCATCTGTTTATGCTAGTCTCCTTCGCACGGGAGGAGACTTTTATATGGCTCATATTTTGGCAGCAGACATCGGTGGAACCAACAGTCGTTTTGCCCTTTTTGAGTATTCGGGGGGACGGTTGGAAATGGTTGATTCCATCTGGCTGAAAACCCATGGCGCTTCATCTTTTCAAGAACTTCTCAGCCAGCTTTGGGCAAGCGATTTCTCTGCTCAGCCCGGAACATTTCAAAGCGGTGCTCTTGCTGTTGCCGGTGCGGTACAGCATGGGATGGTATGTGAAAATCTCCCCAATGCTCCATGGGGGGTCGATCTCAACGAAGTGTCATTTGGGAGTGTTCCAGTTCGGCTTATCAATGATTTCGTTGCCCAAGCCTATGCCTGTCGAACTCTTGCCGTAGAGGATTCACTGATTATACAGCATGGCATTGCTGAAGAAATCGGCGTTGTAGGGGTCATCGGGGCTGGGACAGGTCTTGGTTATTCGGCGTTGCTCCATACTCATGGGACATGGATAGCTCTGCCTTCCGAGGGAGGGCATATGGCTTTCCCTTTTTATGGTAGAGCTGAGTTGGAGTATGCCGAATTCAATTGTCAGCGCAGTGGGCGTAATTGGGCTGAGGGGGACAGCGTGGTTACCGGTCTGGGGCTGTCTTTGATTCACGAATTTTTGACAGGAGAAACGTTGGCTCCTGAGGACGTTTCTCAGAGTATCACCCAGGAGAGTGAAACCGCCAAGTGGTTTGCCAGATTTTACGGGAGAGCCTGTCGGAATTGGGCCCTTGCCCTGATGGCTCATGGGGGACTGTTCATTGCCGGTGGCATGGCCGCAAAAAATACCATGTTGGTAAATCATCCTTGTTTTATTGAAGAATTTCACAATACACACGTCTATTCAAATTTTTTACGATCTGTCCCAATCAAGCTCAATACCAATGAGGAAAGTGGGTTGTTTGGGGCAGCTTTTTATGCGCAACAGTTACTCGGAAGTGAGTGAGGGACATGATACACAAATATTATCTGAAGCGTCTTGCTCTTGTATTGATTCTTGTTGGGATAATTGCTTGTTATATTCTCTTTGATTTGGGACGTTTTTTGTCTCTCGAATACCTCAAATCTTCTAGAGAAAGTTTCCAAGCTCTTTATAATGAACATACCTTTTTTGTTCTCGCCGGTTATTTTATGCTTTATGTCCTGACCACTGCTTTTGCCCTTCCCGCAGCGACAGTGATATCTCTCGCCGGTGGTGCTCTCTTCGGACTAGCAACGGGAGTATTCATCGTTTCTTTTGCCAGTACAATAGGGGCGACATTGGCCTTTATTATGTCGAGATACCTGTTCCGGGATTGGGTTCAGGATAAGTTTGGAGAACGTCTTAAAAAAATTAACGAAGGTGTTGAGAGAGAAGGGGCTTTTTACCTTTTCACTTTGAGGCTGATCCCCGCTATTCCTTTTTTTGTCATTAACACGGTTATGGCGCTGACACCCATGCGACTCTTTACCTTTTATTGGGTTTCGCAAGTGGGTATGTTCCCGGCTACCGTCATTTACATTAATGCCGGTAAAGAACTCGGGCAACTGGAATCTCTTTCCGGGTTATTTTCACCAAGTCTCATTATTTCGTTTATTATATTGGGGTTATTCCCTTTGGTCATGAAAAAGACATTGAGTTGGATTCAAGCCAGGAGATAGCGATATGGCACGTTATGACTTTGATATAGGAATACTTGGTGGCGGAGCTGCCGGATTGACTGTCGCATCTGGAGCGGCTCAACTCGGTATGAAGGTTTTATTACTTGAGAAGGAAATGTTGCTTGGCGGTGATTGTCTCCACTATGGATGTGTACCAAGTAAGACCCTGATAAAGACGGCCTCGGTTTATCATGAGATGAGGAGAGCCTCGGATTTTGGGCTTCCTTCTTTCAATCTCCCCCCAGTGGATTTCCGACAAGTCGGGAGTAGGATTCAATCCGTTATTGATGCTATTCAAGTGCATGATTCGGTAGACAGATTTTGCCAACTTGGTGTGCAGGTCGACTTCGGTCAGGCTTCATTCGTGGACAGTCATACTGTTGAGTATGGGCCGAAACGGGTCTCGGCTCAATTCTGGGTGATTGCGACCGGGTCTCACTCTTCGATTCCGGTGATTCCCGGACTGGATGGCGTCGACTTTCTGACGAACCGAGACCTTTTTTCTTTGGAAGCGTTACCCAAGTCACTGATCATCATCGGGGCCGGGCCAATTGGTTGTGAGATGGCTCAGGCTTTTTCTCGTTTGGGGACTGATGTGACTGTTTTGCAACGGAATTGTCAGGTATTGTCTCTCGAAGATGGAGATATGGCCAGTGTTGTACAGACGACTTTGCAATCGGAAGGAGTCACTGTCCATCTCTGCGCCCAGACAATAAAAGTTTCTGATAAGAACAACTCTATCGTAGTTCGGTATGAAATAGATGGAGCAGAGTATAGTCTTGAGGCCGAAAAACTTTTGGTGGCAACAGGTCGGTCTCCGAGCATCGAGGGGCTGCATTTGGAGAATGCAGGTGTTGAGTCTGATCATAAAGGGGTGTTGGTCGATCATAGATTGAGAACAACGCAAAAGCATATTTTTGCGGCAGGGGACGTTACTGGTCGATATCAATTCACTCATGCTGCGGGGTATGAAGGGGGGATCGTCGTTTCCAATGTTGCGTTCAGACTTCCTCGCAAAGTTGATTATACATGGCTCCCCTGGTGTACATATACCGAACCGGAACTTGCTAGTATCGGGCTGAATGAAAAGGCGGCCAAGCAAGCGGGGAGAGAGTATTCCGTTTTGGAAGAGAGTTTTACGGAGAATGATCGTGCTCAAGCTGAGGGGGCCTCAGTTGGTAGAATTAAAATATTACTGACGAAAAAGGGAAAGCCCTTAGGCGTGCAGATTGTTGGCCCACATGCCGGGGAGGTTCTTTCAGAGTGGGTAGCTATTCTGAATGGAAAAACAGGCTTATCCACACTTGCTTCTGCTATTCATCCATACCCGACAGTGAGTGAAATCAACAAACGAGTCGCTGGCAGCATCCTTTCCCAGAAAATTTTTTCAGAACCGGTGCGAAAGACCCTTCGATTCTTTTTTGGGTATCAAGGAAAAGCCTGCAAGCTTGATTAATCGGGCAAACATGGGTAAGTGACCACCTTCTTTTGAGACGAGAGTCGAAACAAGGAGAATATTTCGTATGGGTGATAAAAGCCGATATCAAAAGATGTTTCCAGTATCATGGGAGCAACTGCATAGGGATTGCCGGGCATTGTCATGGCGTCTGATGGAGAAAGGGCCTTGGAAAGGTATTATAGCAATTACGCGGGGGGGGCTTGTCCCGGCCGCCATACTCGCGCGTGAGCTTGATATTCATTTGGTGGATACTATCTGCCTTTCCAGTTATAATTGGAAAGAACAGGGGCAGGCTCAGGTTCTCAAAAAAATTGATAATGATGGCGATGGTTGGTTATTGATAGACGACCTCGTGGATACTGGAAAAACAGCTAAAATTGCTCAGGATATGGTGCCAAAAGCCCATTTTGCCACGGTTTATGCAAAGCCTGAAGGTCGGCCCATGGTCGAAACGTATATTACTGAAGTGAGCCAGGACACTTGGATTCTTTTTCCCTGGGATGCAGGTTCTCAATTTGTGGAACCAATTATTCAAGTTGTGGAATAGGACTGTCTGTCCAGATTGTTTGAATGCAGGGTGAGTTCGATGAGTCTGTCGAAAGCATCCGAAGATGGTGCTCTGAAATGTGTGCAGAGATAGTGAGATTGGATCAAAAGTTAACGGAGAGGTCCTCATGAAAAGAATGCTGAAACTGCTCGTTGTCGTCGCTTCCATGGCGATGATGTTGTCTCTCTTCGCTTGTGGCGAAGCCCCTCAGGAAGAAAAAACGGAAGCATTGCCTCCTCAGGCAGAAGCACCAGAAGAGGCTGCCAAGACAGTTAAGGCTGGTTTTGTTTATGTTTCTCCCGTTGGTGACGCTGGATATTCTTACTCTCATGACCTTGGGCGTAAGGCTGTGGATGCATTGGACTTCACGGAGACCGCTTTTGTTGAGTCCGTTCCTGAAGGTGCAGATTCTGAACGTGTTATTCGTAATATGGCCCGCAAAGGGTTTAATGTTATCTTTACGACCAGTTTTGGCTATATGGACCCGACCATGAAGGTCGCCAAGGAATTCCCCGATGTGGCATTCATGCATTGTTCAGGTTTTAAAAAAGCTGAGAATGTCAGTAATTATTTCGGCCGAATCTATCAGTCTCGCTATCTGACCGGGCTTGTTGCCGGAGCCATGACCAAGTCCAACAAACTTGGGTATGTGGCTGCGTTTCCTATCCCCGAAGTCATTCGCGGTATCAATGCCTTTGCAATTGGTGCAAGAGAGATGAATCCCGATGCTGAAGTTCGTGTTGTCTGGACAAAAACATGGTATGATCCTGCGTTGGAAAAGGATGCAGCCAAGTCCTTGCTGGACGCCGGATGCGATGTCATTACTCAGCATCAGGATTCCCCGGCTGCACAGGAGGCTGCACAGGAGGCCGGTGCATATTCTATTGGGTATAATTCCGACATGGCATCTTTTGCTCCGAAGGCACATCTGACCTCTGCTATCTGGAACTGGGGACCTGCTTATGTCAAAACTGTTGAGCAAATAAAAAATGGTACCTGGAAGGGCAATCAGTCTGCATGGTGGTCCATGGCTGATGGTGTCGTTGACATCGCGCCGATGGGACCGATGGTTCCCGAAGATGTGAAGGAAATAGTCTTAGCACACAAGGCCAAGCTCGTGGCAGGGGATGACACTATCTTTGCAGGACCTCTCAAGAATCAGAACGGCGAGGTTGTCGTGACCGAAGGAGCCGTTATCCCTGATGGTGATTTGCTTGGTATGACCTGGTTCGTTGAAGGTGTTATTGGCACCACAGAATAAAGCCTTGGACACAGAGTGCTAAAAATAAGAAAAAGAGAAGAACCCTGGAAGTGGGGCGCCCTGGTAATATTCCTGGGCGCCCTGCTCTTTTCACTTGGGGTGAGTGCATTGCTCCTTGCTGTTCAAGGGAAGGATGCCTTGTATGGCATGGATATTTTATGGCAGGGAAGTTTTGGGCATTTGTGGGCCTTGGAAGGAGCTTTGCTCAAAGCCATTCCGCTCTTTCTCTGCTCTTTAGGTGTGGCTGTGGCCTTTAGAATGCAGATATGGAATATCGGTGCAGAAGGACAGTTTGCCCTTGGAGCCATTGGGGCAACCTGGATGGCACTTTCTTTTCCGGACCTTCCGGCTTTCTTTCTTCTCCCCCTGATGTTTTTCATGGCCTTTATTCTTGGGGGGCTTTGGGCATTAATCCCAGCTTTTCTCAGACTCAAGCTTCGTGTGAACGAGATTATTTCGACCCTCATGTTGAACTACATTGCCATATTGCTCCTGGACTATCTTGTTTTCGGTGTGTGGAAAGACCCCAAGAGTTTTGGATTTCCCATGACGGCTGAATTCCCTTCCAACGCTGTTATCGGTAGCATCGGTGGCAGCAAAGTTCATTGGGGTTTACTGTTTTGTGTGTGTGTTGGTGTTGTCTTGTGGGCATTCATGCGCTTTACCCGGCTTGGTTTTGAACTCAAGGCGAGTGGTGAAGGTGCTCGTGTCGCCAAATATGCCAAGATTCGCTATGGAATGCTTGTTATGTTTGTAATGGGATTATCCGGCGGATTCGCTGGATTTGCAGGTTGTATCGAAACTTCCGCAGTTCTCAACCGATTGCAGCCGAGCCTTATGGTCGGTTATGGTTACACTGCCATTGTTGTCGCATGGCTCGCTCGGCTTGAACCCCTCTATATTGCCTTGGGGTCCTTCCTCTTGGCTGCTCTCCGTGTGGGAGTCGAAAATCTTCAGCTTGAATTGCAGATTCCTGCAGCATTCGGTGTCATCATGGAAGGAATGATTTTACTGACTGTTTTGGCAGGACAGTTTTTTCTGATGTATAAGCTGGAACGCAAGCCGCGTTCACAGGATTAGCTGAAATTATGTGGGAATTTTTGATACCGCTGCTGGCCGCGACTGTGCAATCTGGCACTCCCATCCTTTATGCCACTCTCGGTGAGATGATGACTGAGAAAGGCGGAGTACTTAATCTTGGTGTGGAAGGAACCATGGCTGTGTCAGCCTTGGCAGCGTTTATAGTCAGTTCGTTGACAGGGTCGCCGTGGCTGGGCTTTCTAGCCGGAGGCTGTGCCGGGATGGCATTTGGCGCATTGCATGGTTTTGTTTGTATAATCTGCTTGGGAAATCAGGTGGTTTCCGGGTTGGCTTTGACCATACTTGGACTGGGATTGACTAATTATCTTGGGGTTCCGTATGTCGGTCTTTCCAGTCCGGGGTTTTCTCCATTTGATTTTCCTTTACTTTCTCAGATTCCGGTGTTGGGAGATATCTTTTTCAAACACGACATGCTTGTGTACATTTCTTTTATAGTTCCTGTTCTGTTTTGGTTCTTTTTCAAAAGGACAAGTCTGGGGCTTCACATTACAGCAACTGGTGAAATGCCAGTAGCCGCGAGTGCTGTCGGTCTTAAGCCAAGAGCCTTGCGATATGTTGCTGTCATTGCGGGGGGCTTCCTTATCGGTTTGGGAGGAGCATATCTCTCCTTGGCGTATACCCACCTATGGACCAATGGACTATCCGGAGGGCGGGGCTGGATCGCTGTTGCTTTAGTCATTTTTGCTTTTTGGCGTCCTGGAAGGGCGGTTATTGGAGCCTATCTTTTTGGTGGTGTTATGGCATTTCAACTGAGACTTCAGGCTATGGGGACTCATTTACCCTCTTCTCTTCTTCTCATGCTGCCATATCTTCTGACTATTTTTGTCTTGATCCTTTCAGCTGCGCGTGGACGTCGTATTGATGCTCCTGCGGCTTTGGGTACTAATATAGAGCCGGAAGGATAAGGTATGGCGGAGTTTAAATTTATTCGTCCGACAAGAGTTCGTCTTTTAGCAGAAGGAACTCAACCTGTCGTGAGTCTGCAAGGCGTTACCAAACGATTTGGTAAAGTCACGGCCAACGATTCCATCACCCTTGATATTTATCCTGGTCGCATAAAAGCCTTGCTCGGTGAAAACGGTGCTGGCAAATCAACTATGATGAGTATGCTTGCCGGTCGCTATCGCCCTGATGAAGGGCAGATCAAAGTTGATGGGAATCCGGTTCGTTTTTCTTCTTCCAAGGATGCCATCGCTGCGGGGATAGGCATGGTCTACCAGCATTTTATGCTTGTTGAATCTATGACCGTTGCCGAAAATGTTCTTCTTGGACAGGAAGGCGGATTCTGGGTCAATCCTGATAATATGATTCGCCGAGTTGGCGACTTGGCCGATAGGTATGGCTTGGAAATTGATCCCTCTGTTCGGGTCTGTGATCTTTCCATGGGAGAAAAGCAGATTGTTGAAATTCTCAAGCTGCTCTACAGGGAGAGTCGGATTCTTATTTTTGATGAACCGACGGCTGTTTTAACGCCTGAGGAGACAAACAGACTTTTCGAAGCGCTGTGGCGAATGACAGAGCAGGGTAAATCCATCATTTTCATCAGCCATAAATTGGAAGAGGTCATTGCTTTGGCTGATGAAATTGCCATTCTTCGCAAAGGGAAGATTGAGGGGGAACTCGACCCCAATGCTATTCAGTCAAAAGCAGAGCTGGCATCCCGCATGGTAGGGAGGGAAGTTCTCCTTGAGGTTGACCGTCAACCAGTTGAGATCGGCCATACTGTGCTTCAGGTCTCGAATATGACCGGAATGGGGCTTGAAAATATCGATTTTGAAGTTAGGCAAGGGGAGATTGTTGCCCTTGTCGGAGTTGCTGGCAACGGGCAGAAAGCGTTGGTTGAAGCGGTCACTGGCCTTGTCAAACCTCCTGTTGATACTGTTTTTATTATGGGGCAACCTTGGCGTCAGTTCTTTGCTGAATCCACCTGGAATCGCTCCATGTGCTATATTCCGGAAGATAGGTTAGGCCTTGCAACTCTTCGTAATCAGAATCTAGTAGATAATTTGCTTTTAACGACGCGCAAGGGATTTTCCAAAGGTCCATGGCTGAACAAGAAACAGGCTGAGAAAGATACCATTGATCTCATTGAGAAATTTGATATTCGGCCTGGTCGAATCCATGCCCTCGCGTGGCAGCTTTCAGGAGGGAATCTCCAGAAGGCTGTTTTGGCGAGGGAGCTTTTTAGGGAGCCTCGTTTTATTGTCGCTGAACAGCCAACACAAGGACTTGATGTTTCGGCCACGGAAGAGGTCTGGAACCGGTTACTGGAGGCTCGGAATCTTGCGGGAATCCTCCTGGTGACCGGAGATCTGAATGAAGCGTTGCAATTGGCAGATCGTGTTGCTGTCATCTATCGAGGACAGATCTTAGGTATGCTGTCGTCTTCTGATCCTGAAATCTCGGGGAAAATCGGCCCTCTCATGGCTGGAATTACAGATTAACGGAAAAGAAGATGTCTTTATGTCAAGCTGTTGCGGCTTGATACCACCTTTATTCTTTTGAGGAGTGTTTCATGAATATCCGTAAAGCCCACATCTCTTTTGTTCTGATACTGATCATGCTTTTCAGTTTTTCCGGCATATCAAGCGCTGCTGGTACAACATTGGAGAAAGTCAAGGAAAAGGGCGTCATTACTGTTGGCAACAGTCCAGACTACCCGCCCTTCGAGTCGATAGGGGACAATGGAGAGCGTGTTGGATTTGATATTGATCTGCTTGATGCTGTTGCCCAGAAAATTGGCGTCAAGGTGCAGTGGGTTACTATGGAATTCGCCGCGATCGTAACTGCGGTTCAGAGTGGACAGGTTGATATGGGGATGTCCGGATTCAGCATTACCCCAGAGCGTCGTGAGCAAGTTGGCTTCTCCGCTCCGTATTTTGCTAGTGGTCAGGTTATAGTCACCCGACCGGATTCAGATATCAAAAACGTTGCTGATCTGAATGGGAAAAAAATAGCTGTACAGCTCGGGACTACAGGAGAGCAGCAGGCAGATAAGATTGAAGGTGCTTCTGTCATTAAGCCTGAAAGCTATAGTATTGCTTTTATGATGT comes from the Pseudodesulfovibrio piezophilus C1TLV30 genome and includes:
- a CDS encoding ABC transporter permease; translation: MLKIRKREEPWKWGALVIFLGALLFSLGVSALLLAVQGKDALYGMDILWQGSFGHLWALEGALLKAIPLFLCSLGVAVAFRMQIWNIGAEGQFALGAIGATWMALSFPDLPAFFLLPLMFFMAFILGGLWALIPAFLRLKLRVNEIISTLMLNYIAILLLDYLVFGVWKDPKSFGFPMTAEFPSNAVIGSIGGSKVHWGLLFCVCVGVVLWAFMRFTRLGFELKASGEGARVAKYAKIRYGMLVMFVMGLSGGFAGFAGCIETSAVLNRLQPSLMVGYGYTAIVVAWLARLEPLYIALGSFLLAALRVGVENLQLELQIPAAFGVIMEGMILLTVLAGQFFLMYKLERKPRSQD
- a CDS encoding glucokinase, which translates into the protein MAHILAADIGGTNSRFALFEYSGGRLEMVDSIWLKTHGASSFQELLSQLWASDFSAQPGTFQSGALAVAGAVQHGMVCENLPNAPWGVDLNEVSFGSVPVRLINDFVAQAYACRTLAVEDSLIIQHGIAEEIGVVGVIGAGTGLGYSALLHTHGTWIALPSEGGHMAFPFYGRAELEYAEFNCQRSGRNWAEGDSVVTGLGLSLIHEFLTGETLAPEDVSQSITQESETAKWFARFYGRACRNWALALMAHGGLFIAGGMAAKNTMLVNHPCFIEEFHNTHVYSNFLRSVPIKLNTNEESGLFGAAFYAQQLLGSE
- the gpt gene encoding xanthine phosphoribosyltransferase, with the protein product MGDKSRYQKMFPVSWEQLHRDCRALSWRLMEKGPWKGIIAITRGGLVPAAILARELDIHLVDTICLSSYNWKEQGQAQVLKKIDNDGDGWLLIDDLVDTGKTAKIAQDMVPKAHFATVYAKPEGRPMVETYITEVSQDTWILFPWDAGSQFVEPIIQVVE
- a CDS encoding motility protein A, with the translated sequence MMNKKNLAGVIVSLLIFVGSFLLTGTAAAYWNVAALLVVLSGLVAAMLLSYPVSHVKNAFMVARNTYLNGSVTSEEIVNTLLDLSVKSKVDGVLSLERNENSDISTFLKSGLMLLVDNYKEDEIRETLNVEMAFFNLRRQQSERFFLTMARTAPAFGVAGSVIGLIGLLMGINDTAVILKNIPVAFISTLYGLVLSHLIFSPIAENINYSTRAELLNQKLVLEGVVAISKEQNSYKLERKLVSFLSPSQRAGKTETLRKIRRKYVQKLQEPLETVGEDASPDLLKDATEAA
- a CDS encoding ABC transporter ATP-binding protein, whose translation is MAEFKFIRPTRVRLLAEGTQPVVSLQGVTKRFGKVTANDSITLDIYPGRIKALLGENGAGKSTMMSMLAGRYRPDEGQIKVDGNPVRFSSSKDAIAAGIGMVYQHFMLVESMTVAENVLLGQEGGFWVNPDNMIRRVGDLADRYGLEIDPSVRVCDLSMGEKQIVEILKLLYRESRILIFDEPTAVLTPEETNRLFEALWRMTEQGKSIIFISHKLEEVIALADEIAILRKGKIEGELDPNAIQSKAELASRMVGREVLLEVDRQPVEIGHTVLQVSNMTGMGLENIDFEVRQGEIVALVGVAGNGQKALVEAVTGLVKPPVDTVFIMGQPWRQFFAESTWNRSMCYIPEDRLGLATLRNQNLVDNLLLTTRKGFSKGPWLNKKQAEKDTIDLIEKFDIRPGRIHALAWQLSGGNLQKAVLARELFREPRFIVAEQPTQGLDVSATEEVWNRLLEARNLAGILLVTGDLNEALQLADRVAVIYRGQILGMLSSSDPEISGKIGPLMAGITD
- a CDS encoding BMP family ABC transporter substrate-binding protein, which encodes MKRMLKLLVVVASMAMMLSLFACGEAPQEEKTEALPPQAEAPEEAAKTVKAGFVYVSPVGDAGYSYSHDLGRKAVDALDFTETAFVESVPEGADSERVIRNMARKGFNVIFTTSFGYMDPTMKVAKEFPDVAFMHCSGFKKAENVSNYFGRIYQSRYLTGLVAGAMTKSNKLGYVAAFPIPEVIRGINAFAIGAREMNPDAEVRVVWTKTWYDPALEKDAAKSLLDAGCDVITQHQDSPAAQEAAQEAGAYSIGYNSDMASFAPKAHLTSAIWNWGPAYVKTVEQIKNGTWKGNQSAWWSMADGVVDIAPMGPMVPEDVKEIVLAHKAKLVAGDDTIFAGPLKNQNGEVVVTEGAVIPDGDLLGMTWFVEGVIGTTE
- a CDS encoding basic amino acid ABC transporter substrate-binding protein, which produces MNIRKAHISFVLILIMLFSFSGISSAAGTTLEKVKEKGVITVGNSPDYPPFESIGDNGERVGFDIDLLDAVAQKIGVKVQWVTMEFAAIVTAVQSGQVDMGMSGFSITPERREQVGFSAPYFASGQVIVTRPDSDIKNVADLNGKKIAVQLGTTGEQQADKIEGASVIKPESYSIAFMMLHNNAADAVIADLSVADEYMKNGTFKKAGEPLSFEEFAMISRKGNEDLLAALNAALDAVKKDGTYDAIVKKWNF
- a CDS encoding dihydrolipoyl dehydrogenase family protein, with the protein product MARYDFDIGILGGGAAGLTVASGAAQLGMKVLLLEKEMLLGGDCLHYGCVPSKTLIKTASVYHEMRRASDFGLPSFNLPPVDFRQVGSRIQSVIDAIQVHDSVDRFCQLGVQVDFGQASFVDSHTVEYGPKRVSAQFWVIATGSHSSIPVIPGLDGVDFLTNRDLFSLEALPKSLIIIGAGPIGCEMAQAFSRLGTDVTVLQRNCQVLSLEDGDMASVVQTTLQSEGVTVHLCAQTIKVSDKNNSIVVRYEIDGAEYSLEAEKLLVATGRSPSIEGLHLENAGVESDHKGVLVDHRLRTTQKHIFAAGDVTGRYQFTHAAGYEGGIVVSNVAFRLPRKVDYTWLPWCTYTEPELASIGLNEKAAKQAGREYSVLEESFTENDRAQAEGASVGRIKILLTKKGKPLGVQIVGPHAGEVLSEWVAILNGKTGLSTLASAIHPYPTVSEINKRVAGSILSQKIFSEPVRKTLRFFFGYQGKACKLD
- a CDS encoding ABC transporter permease — encoded protein: MWEFLIPLLAATVQSGTPILYATLGEMMTEKGGVLNLGVEGTMAVSALAAFIVSSLTGSPWLGFLAGGCAGMAFGALHGFVCIICLGNQVVSGLALTILGLGLTNYLGVPYVGLSSPGFSPFDFPLLSQIPVLGDIFFKHDMLVYISFIVPVLFWFFFKRTSLGLHITATGEMPVAASAVGLKPRALRYVAVIAGGFLIGLGGAYLSLAYTHLWTNGLSGGRGWIAVALVIFAFWRPGRAVIGAYLFGGVMAFQLRLQAMGTHLPSSLLLMLPYLLTIFVLILSAARGRRIDAPAALGTNIEPEG
- a CDS encoding OmpA/MotB family protein; the protein is MNEREKNTITSFTSFDQMEGHASTPGMNDWAVPWSDLMMVMFVLFVVLFVYSETHQNVKVLFSQQSADEAQATSTLDPLIGLIGQISSRAGGQDKQESVNVTGSEVLYRSRIDGVTVVREGRDRIKVTLRGELFFAAGESTLKPDADQYLQEVARVVKLSVGTVHVVGYAAANEASGTRSFILSSQRATDVADYLMGKFAIAPKRIIVSGRGTYNPEVPETSEANHTMNRRVEIIITNEV
- a CDS encoding TVP38/TMEM64 family protein translates to MIHKYYLKRLALVLILVGIIACYILFDLGRFLSLEYLKSSRESFQALYNEHTFFVLAGYFMLYVLTTAFALPAATVISLAGGALFGLATGVFIVSFASTIGATLAFIMSRYLFRDWVQDKFGERLKKINEGVEREGAFYLFTLRLIPAIPFFVINTVMALTPMRLFTFYWVSQVGMFPATVIYINAGKELGQLESLSGLFSPSLIISFIILGLFPLVMKKTLSWIQARR